A window from Mesorhizobium sp. WSM2240 encodes these proteins:
- a CDS encoding PLP-dependent transferase — MQRTRRSQQALPRFGTKVIPVDLSNSDNLDRVLTERTRMVYFETPVNPLSRIIDIAAIAERAHARGVKVAFDSNFALLALQRPLEDGANLVLHSLTKYITGHGDTAGRCLAMQIRCTSFPTGLRVLRAAQDQERGERRKRGTGDVVGFDGARTMIDRLQLITRTVSLGDADSLICHPASLNRARQAIRKNAHLPEGVTEDLIRLSLGLEMKRMFDLRAL, encoded by the coding sequence ATGCAGCGAACTCGTCGTTCACAACAGGCGCTCCCGCGGTTCGGCACCAAGGTCATCCCGGTCGATCTCTCCAATTCCGACAACCTTGATCGAGTCCTCACGGAGCGGACGCGCATGGTGTATTTCGAGACCCCAGTGAACCCGCTCAGCCGAATTATCGACATCGCGGCAATCGCCGAACGGGCGCATGCTCGCGGCGTGAAGGTCGCGTTCGACAGCAACTTTGCGTTACTGGCTCTGCAGCGCCCGCTGGAAGACGGCGCCAACCTTGTCCTGCACTCGCTGACCAAGTACATAACCGGACATGGGGATACGGCGGGGCGCTGCTTGGCGATGCAGATTCGCTGTACAAGCTTCCCAACGGGCTTGCGCGTCTTGAGGGCCGCGCAGGATCAGGAACGCGGAGAGCGCAGAAAGCGTGGGACGGGTGATGTAGTGGGATTCGACGGGGCCAGGACAATGATCGATCGATTGCAGCTGATAACGCGTACAGTAAGCCTCGGCGATGCCGACAGCCTGATCTGCCATCCAGCGAGCCTGAACCGCGCACGCCAGGCGATACGCAAGAACGCGCATCTTCCCGAAGGCGTGACCGAGGACCTCATCCGACTGTCACTGGGACTGGAAATGAAGAGGATGTTCGATCTCAGGGCGCTCTGA
- a CDS encoding helix-turn-helix domain-containing protein, which yields MTGEATEGELGAALSAKVQHLRRVRNMSLDALAKRAGLSKGTVVAIEQGKANPSIGVLCRLAIAFSLSVNDLLGETSEEITDNPIERTKPATLWRTPQGSAAKLEASSSGRRMFEMWTWTIAPGDVHRSEAHSRGTRELVSVRRGSLKVTVGTQTIILHAGEAARLVTDQPHSYAAANNKTVSFAMAVLERVEDT from the coding sequence ATGACCGGCGAGGCAACGGAGGGAGAGCTGGGAGCCGCGCTCTCGGCCAAGGTTCAGCATCTGCGGCGGGTGCGCAACATGAGTCTTGACGCGCTCGCAAAGCGCGCAGGTCTGTCCAAGGGCACCGTCGTGGCCATTGAGCAGGGCAAGGCCAACCCGAGCATCGGCGTCTTGTGCCGCTTGGCCATCGCGTTCTCGCTGTCCGTTAACGATCTGCTGGGAGAGACTTCGGAAGAGATCACGGACAATCCGATTGAACGGACCAAGCCTGCAACACTCTGGAGAACCCCTCAGGGCAGCGCTGCCAAACTGGAAGCATCAAGCTCGGGACGGAGAATGTTCGAGATGTGGACCTGGACGATCGCACCAGGCGACGTCCATCGGTCGGAGGCTCACAGCCGCGGCACGCGCGAACTTGTATCCGTCCGACGCGGAAGTCTCAAGGTCACCGTCGGCACCCAGACCATCATCCTGCATGCCGGCGAAGCCGCGCGACTGGTCACTGACCAGCCACACTCCTATGCGGCTGCCAACAACAAGACCGTTTCGTTTGCGATGGCCGTACTCGAACGGGTCGAGGATACATGA
- a CDS encoding PLP-dependent aspartate aminotransferase family protein, translating into MQFETKAVHAGRGVDSATGAVTIPFHPSTTFERSADGNYPSGYEYIRDANPTRNAFETAMAALEGGHAAVAFSSGMAAITAVFEAHPSKGDRIVVPEDMYFGIRSLIEETDIGRRFDFVAIDMRDMEALRTAVNAAPTGLVWIETPSNPLIRIVDIRAASDIAHAAGAFAVVDNTWTTPVLQRPFELGADAVVYSATKYIGGHSDLMAGIVVLPDASSLERPLRMIQRHKGSVAAPFDCWLALRGLQTLPVRMRAHCDGALKVAEALSKHPAVENVLFPGLRDDPGHALARRQMSGYGGMLSFIVRGGAEAAIAVAGRLQLVVRATSLGGTHSLIEHRASVEGPKSMAPAGLLRISVGLEHPQDIINDLCQALALAE; encoded by the coding sequence ATGCAATTCGAAACCAAGGCGGTACATGCAGGTCGCGGCGTCGATTCCGCCACCGGCGCAGTCACGATCCCGTTCCATCCCAGTACGACGTTTGAGCGGAGCGCGGACGGCAATTATCCGTCGGGATATGAGTACATCCGGGACGCCAACCCCACACGTAATGCATTCGAGACAGCGATGGCCGCGCTGGAGGGTGGCCATGCCGCCGTCGCGTTCTCGTCCGGCATGGCCGCGATCACCGCTGTGTTCGAGGCGCATCCTAGCAAGGGCGACCGCATCGTCGTCCCGGAGGACATGTACTTCGGCATTCGCTCGCTGATCGAGGAAACCGATATCGGCCGCCGCTTCGATTTCGTCGCAATCGACATGCGAGACATGGAAGCCCTGCGCACCGCGGTCAACGCCGCGCCTACGGGCCTCGTTTGGATCGAGACCCCCTCGAACCCGCTCATCCGCATCGTGGATATCCGGGCGGCATCTGATATCGCACACGCGGCCGGTGCCTTTGCGGTGGTGGACAACACCTGGACGACGCCGGTACTTCAGCGCCCGTTCGAACTGGGGGCGGACGCCGTGGTGTATTCGGCGACAAAATATATCGGCGGCCATTCCGATCTCATGGCAGGTATCGTCGTCCTACCGGATGCTTCTTCGCTTGAACGCCCCTTGCGCATGATCCAGCGCCACAAGGGCAGTGTCGCCGCTCCCTTCGACTGCTGGCTTGCGCTTCGCGGGTTGCAGACCCTCCCGGTCCGCATGCGAGCGCATTGTGATGGTGCGCTGAAGGTGGCGGAAGCGCTGAGCAAACACCCGGCAGTCGAGAACGTTCTATTTCCCGGTCTGCGCGACGATCCCGGCCATGCATTGGCCCGACGGCAAATGTCCGGATATGGTGGCATGCTTTCCTTTATCGTCCGAGGCGGCGCGGAGGCAGCTATAGCGGTTGCCGGACGGCTCCAACTCGTGGTGCGGGCCACCAGTCTTGGTGGCACGCATTCGCTCATCGAACATCGGGCTTCTGTCGAAGGGCCAAAGTCGATGGCTCCGGCGGGGCTGCTGCGGATCTCGGTCGGGCTGGAGCATCCGCAGGACATCATTAACGACCTCTGCCAAGCCTTGGCCTTGGCCGAGTGA
- a CDS encoding carbonic anhydrase translates to MERRNLVKGFIALGACAICARAAFADEGVHWAYEGKDGPEHWGALDRANAACSAGAQQSPLNLTGAIKADIPQIGIDWTAGHGTVVNNGHTIQINVPGGSTLTRGGKTYDLLQFHFHAPSEHLVEGETFPMEVHFVHKNRESGAFGVLGIFLTPGAKNETFASLAAVFPAESGGKALVKNVDPNSLLPASLGYWSYEGSLTTPPCSEIVDWMVAREPLQVDASDIDKFTALYPMNARPVLAPNRRFILTTS, encoded by the coding sequence ATGGAACGCCGCAATTTGGTCAAGGGATTTATAGCATTGGGCGCATGCGCGATCTGCGCGCGGGCAGCTTTTGCCGACGAGGGCGTCCATTGGGCATATGAAGGTAAAGACGGTCCGGAGCACTGGGGCGCGCTCGATCGCGCGAATGCCGCGTGCTCGGCCGGCGCGCAGCAGTCGCCACTGAACTTGACGGGCGCCATCAAGGCGGATATCCCGCAAATCGGCATCGACTGGACGGCAGGCCATGGCACGGTCGTCAACAACGGCCACACAATCCAGATCAACGTGCCGGGAGGCAGCACGCTCACGCGAGGCGGCAAGACCTACGATTTGCTGCAATTTCATTTCCACGCGCCGAGCGAACATCTGGTGGAAGGCGAGACCTTCCCGATGGAGGTGCATTTCGTCCACAAGAATCGCGAAAGCGGTGCGTTCGGCGTGCTTGGCATCTTCCTGACACCGGGTGCCAAGAACGAGACTTTTGCAAGCCTGGCTGCGGTTTTTCCGGCCGAGTCGGGCGGCAAAGCCTTGGTCAAAAATGTCGATCCCAACAGCCTGCTGCCAGCCTCGCTGGGCTATTGGAGCTACGAGGGTTCGCTGACTACGCCGCCATGCTCGGAGATCGTCGACTGGATGGTGGCGCGTGAGCCGCTGCAGGTCGATGCATCCGACATCGACAAATTCACCGCCCTTTACCCAATGAATGCGCGGCCAGTGCTGGCGCCGAACCGCCGTTTCATACTGACCACGAGCTGA
- a CDS encoding diguanylate cyclase, producing MPTASSSNRAFTDHLTKLPNSLALSDALEQRLRQQAEGFAVHFADVDRFKQVNDAVLKAIAERLGSALE from the coding sequence TTGCCAACAGCGTCATCAAGCAACAGGGCTTTCACGGATCACCTGACTAAGCTACCAAACTCGCTTGCATTGTCAGATGCGCTGGAGCAGCGGTTGCGCCAGCAGGCCGAGGGATTTGCCGTCCACTTTGCCGATGTGGACAGGTTCAAGCAGGTCAACGACGCGGTGTTGAAAGCCATCGCCGAGAGGCTGGGCTCCGCGTTGGAATAG
- a CDS encoding sugar O-acetyltransferase, with product MKRSQKQKMLAGEPYNAADPEIQADLLATGAWLKRYNDTLGQTAERWHALLSERLAEVGPGAVIRPPFYCDYGFNIRIGASVYVNFNCVILDVAEVVIGHGTAIGPSVQIYTAVHPDDPEQRQAALQFGRPVRIGSRVWIGGGAIILPGVTIGDDAIVGAGSVVTRDVPAGVKVLGSPARAAMTTLET from the coding sequence ATGAAGCGCAGTCAAAAACAGAAGATGCTCGCAGGCGAGCCGTATAATGCGGCGGATCCGGAGATCCAAGCTGACCTTCTGGCCACCGGGGCTTGGCTGAAGCGGTACAACGACACATTGGGCCAAACCGCCGAGCGGTGGCATGCACTCCTGTCCGAACGGCTAGCAGAGGTTGGGCCGGGAGCGGTTATCCGTCCGCCCTTTTACTGCGACTACGGCTTCAACATCCGCATCGGAGCCAGCGTCTACGTCAACTTCAACTGCGTCATCCTTGACGTGGCAGAGGTGGTAATTGGCCATGGAACGGCAATCGGGCCTTCCGTGCAGATTTACACGGCCGTTCATCCAGATGATCCCGAGCAGCGGCAGGCTGCGCTGCAGTTCGGGCGTCCTGTCCGCATTGGCAGCCGTGTCTGGATCGGCGGTGGAGCGATCATTCTCCCTGGCGTCACGATTGGCGATGATGCGATCGTGGGCGCTGGCAGCGTGGTCACGCGAGATGTCCCCGCAGGGGTAAAGGTCTTGGGAAGTCCGGCTCGAGCGGCCATGACGACCTTGGAGACATAA
- the nifA gene encoding nif-specific transcriptional activator NifA produces the protein MELSLESALAVISEISKVLTDPAPSRLDVTLAKVVDLLGSFVQMRHGIIFLPDSDSILDSAEGAGRNEGCDERYLRGLAQRVVDEIVTTGKPLVAENIAVHPAFSATNIGVLGASDGRRVSFIGVPIRVDANVVGTLAIDRILDDRSTFPLDFDVQLLTIVANIVGQTVKLHRLVACDRERAVPDKDQLQQQFSEPPARVRKKVHVKGIVGDSPALNTLLEELPVVAKCSLPVLLRGESGTGKERIAEAIHDLSPRANRPFIRLNCAALPETVLESELFGHEKGAFTSAINSRKGRFEVADKGTLFLDEIGEISASFQAKLLRVLQEGEFERVGSNQTIKVNVRVIAATNKNLEEAVERKEFRSDLYYRLSVIPLLVPPLRERRGDIPLLAADFLRKFNNENGRTLVFEADALECLMNCEFPGNIRELQSCVNRTAVLAQGSSITRNDFACFHGQCLSARLWRSGSDNMVLQPGPTVPGPVKTSTPPGQAATSPAVAAPPVVGYQTPLAPAGATPFTGAKVTDPERVIAAMESCGWVQAKAARLLGLTPRQIGYMLRKYGIEIKRL, from the coding sequence ATGGAGCTGTCGCTCGAAAGCGCGCTTGCCGTCATCTCCGAAATATCGAAAGTTCTCACCGATCCAGCTCCGTCCCGGCTCGATGTCACGTTGGCCAAAGTGGTCGATCTCCTAGGATCGTTTGTGCAGATGCGGCACGGGATCATCTTTCTGCCCGACAGTGATAGCATACTTGACAGTGCCGAAGGCGCAGGCCGGAACGAAGGCTGCGATGAGCGCTACCTGCGGGGCTTGGCGCAGAGGGTAGTCGACGAGATTGTGACGACGGGCAAGCCGCTCGTCGCCGAGAATATAGCGGTGCATCCCGCTTTCAGTGCCACCAACATAGGCGTGCTCGGGGCTTCCGACGGTAGACGGGTGTCTTTCATCGGCGTTCCCATTCGCGTCGATGCGAATGTGGTGGGCACGCTGGCCATCGATCGCATCCTTGACGACAGGTCAACGTTCCCGCTCGACTTTGACGTCCAGCTGCTTACCATAGTGGCGAACATTGTGGGGCAGACAGTGAAGCTGCATCGCCTGGTTGCCTGCGATCGCGAGCGAGCGGTGCCGGATAAGGACCAGCTGCAACAGCAATTCTCCGAGCCCCCCGCGCGGGTGCGTAAGAAGGTTCACGTGAAGGGGATCGTTGGCGACAGCCCGGCGCTGAACACGCTGCTCGAGGAACTCCCGGTCGTTGCCAAGTGCAGCCTCCCGGTTCTGTTGCGGGGCGAATCCGGTACCGGGAAGGAGCGGATCGCCGAGGCCATTCACGACCTGTCGCCACGCGCTAACCGGCCGTTTATCAGGCTAAATTGCGCGGCTCTCCCCGAGACAGTCCTGGAATCCGAATTGTTCGGTCATGAGAAGGGTGCCTTTACCAGTGCGATCAATTCACGCAAGGGGCGTTTTGAAGTCGCCGACAAGGGGACGTTGTTTCTGGACGAGATCGGTGAGATCTCCGCCTCGTTCCAGGCAAAACTCCTGCGTGTGCTGCAGGAGGGGGAGTTTGAGCGCGTCGGCAGCAACCAGACCATCAAGGTCAATGTTCGCGTGATTGCCGCCACGAACAAGAACCTGGAAGAGGCGGTTGAACGAAAGGAATTCCGCTCCGACCTCTATTATCGACTCAGCGTGATTCCCTTGCTGGTGCCGCCGTTACGTGAAAGGCGCGGCGACATTCCGCTCCTCGCCGCTGACTTCCTCAGGAAATTCAACAACGAGAACGGCCGTACGTTGGTTTTCGAGGCGGATGCGCTTGAGTGTCTGATGAATTGCGAATTTCCCGGCAATATCCGCGAGCTCCAAAGCTGCGTCAACCGGACGGCGGTTTTGGCGCAGGGATCATCAATCACCCGTAACGACTTTGCCTGCTTTCACGGCCAGTGCCTTTCCGCGCGGCTGTGGAGGAGCGGATCGGACAACATGGTGCTGCAACCTGGGCCGACCGTACCGGGGCCAGTGAAGACGTCCACGCCGCCGGGTCAGGCCGCTACTTCGCCCGCCGTTGCGGCCCCGCCTGTCGTGGGCTATCAGACACCTCTAGCTCCTGCCGGCGCAACCCCTTTCACTGGTGCGAAGGTGACCGATCCCGAGCGTGTCATCGCGGCCATGGAAAGCTGTGGCTGGGTGCAGGCAAAGGCGGCTCGCCTGCTTGGACTGACGCCGCGCCAAATTGGCTACATGCTGAGGAAATACGGCATCGAGATCAAGCGTCTCTGA
- a CDS encoding LacI family DNA-binding transcriptional regulator, giving the protein MARRPTIADLAREAGVSVATVDRVLNARHPVREETARRVFKAAHDIGYHAAGLIKQRLQRDLPQYRLGFILRKPAQHFYQDFAREVEAAVSLAQSFHGIPRIEFAPSNAPGDVIDLLMDLGGRCHAIAMVAPDHPKITTAVEELKAKGIPVFSLLSDFAAGVREGYIGLNNRKVGRTAAWMLSKIARPGKVAVFVGSHRFQGQELRDNGFRSYFRENAPGFEVLDTVVNLELRQITYETTLSLMQRQPDLVGFYVAGGGMEGAISALREEGKGRGLVAIVNEITPESRAALADDIITMAVATPLPRLCQELMTLMPRAIKTGAAEPPGQTFLPFDIYLPENI; this is encoded by the coding sequence ATGGCCAGGCGTCCTACAATTGCCGATCTTGCCCGAGAAGCCGGAGTCAGCGTGGCTACTGTCGATCGGGTTTTGAACGCCCGACATCCGGTGCGGGAGGAGACTGCGCGACGCGTATTCAAGGCCGCCCACGATATTGGGTATCATGCTGCCGGCCTCATTAAGCAGCGCTTGCAGCGTGACCTGCCGCAATATCGGCTGGGCTTCATCTTGAGAAAACCCGCACAGCATTTCTACCAAGATTTCGCGCGCGAGGTCGAAGCGGCGGTCAGTTTGGCCCAGTCTTTCCACGGCATTCCACGCATCGAATTTGCACCCTCGAATGCGCCGGGAGATGTGATCGATCTCCTCATGGACCTTGGCGGACGCTGCCACGCAATCGCCATGGTCGCGCCGGACCACCCGAAAATCACGACAGCGGTCGAGGAGCTCAAGGCGAAAGGCATTCCGGTTTTCTCGCTGCTTTCCGACTTCGCCGCCGGCGTGCGCGAGGGTTATATCGGCCTCAACAATCGCAAGGTCGGACGGACAGCCGCTTGGATGTTGTCCAAAATCGCACGGCCCGGCAAGGTGGCAGTCTTCGTCGGCAGCCATCGGTTCCAGGGGCAAGAGCTACGCGACAACGGTTTTCGTTCCTATTTCCGTGAGAACGCGCCGGGTTTCGAGGTGCTCGATACGGTCGTGAACCTTGAGCTGCGGCAGATCACTTACGAAACCACGCTGAGTCTCATGCAGCGGCAACCGGATCTCGTCGGCTTCTATGTGGCTGGCGGGGGTATGGAGGGCGCCATCTCGGCGCTCCGCGAGGAGGGCAAAGGTCGGGGTCTCGTCGCGATCGTGAATGAAATCACGCCGGAGTCGCGGGCGGCGCTCGCAGATGACATCATAACTATGGCGGTCGCTACGCCATTGCCCCGGCTTTGCCAGGAGCTAATGACGCTGATGCCCCGGGCCATTAAGACCGGGGCCGCGGAGCCGCCGGGGCAGACATTTCTGCCGTTCGACATCTATCTGCCGGAAAATATTTGA
- a CDS encoding dicarboxylate/amino acid:cation symporter: MLTPQAHSASVAPRKPLYAQLYVQVLAAILLGIALGHFYPEIGESLKPLGDAFIQLVKMIIAPVIFLTVATGIAGMNDLQKVGRVAGKAMVYFVTFSTLALIVGLIVANIVQPGAGLNIDPASLDIQAVNTYAANAHEQSLTGFLMSVIPSTIVGAFAEGDILQVLFFSVLFGIALAMVREKGKPVTSFLQALTAPIFKLVSILMKAAPVGAFGAMAFTIGKYGIGSVVNLAMLVGTFYLTAFLFVFGVLGAVCRYNGFSIFSLLRYIKEELLLVLGTSSSEAALPSLMEKMEKAGAKRSVVGLVIPTGYSFNLDGTNIYMTLAALFIAQATNTDLSISDQVLLLLVAMLSSKGAAGVTGAGFITLAATLSVVPTVPVAGMALILGIDRFMSECRALTNFIGNAVASLVVARWEGELDQAQLEAAFGGHQLAETLTGQPLIAGRAESKSPVCSQTRHIQPAGLEREIRGPMKSEALNSGGAKVRAL; the protein is encoded by the coding sequence ATGTTGACACCACAAGCCCACAGCGCAAGCGTTGCGCCCCGCAAACCCCTTTATGCTCAGCTTTACGTGCAGGTACTTGCCGCAATACTGCTCGGCATTGCGCTCGGCCATTTCTATCCCGAGATCGGCGAGAGCCTGAAGCCGCTCGGCGATGCCTTCATCCAGCTTGTCAAGATGATCATCGCGCCTGTTATTTTTCTGACGGTGGCGACCGGCATTGCCGGCATGAACGATCTCCAGAAGGTCGGCCGGGTTGCCGGCAAGGCAATGGTCTATTTCGTCACCTTCTCGACCCTCGCGCTTATCGTGGGCCTCATTGTCGCCAATATTGTCCAGCCCGGCGCCGGCCTCAACATCGATCCGGCCTCGCTCGACATCCAGGCGGTGAATACCTATGCCGCCAACGCCCACGAGCAGTCGCTGACGGGCTTCCTGATGAGCGTCATCCCATCTACGATCGTCGGCGCCTTCGCGGAAGGCGACATTCTGCAGGTCCTGTTCTTCTCGGTTCTGTTCGGCATCGCCTTGGCGATGGTCAGGGAGAAGGGCAAGCCGGTCACAAGCTTTCTACAGGCGCTTACCGCCCCCATTTTCAAGCTCGTCAGCATCCTGATGAAGGCCGCGCCGGTCGGCGCTTTCGGCGCAATGGCTTTCACGATTGGCAAATACGGCATCGGCTCGGTGGTCAACCTCGCCATGCTGGTCGGGACGTTCTATCTCACAGCCTTCCTCTTCGTGTTCGGAGTTCTCGGCGCGGTATGTCGTTACAACGGCTTCTCGATCTTTTCTCTCCTTCGCTACATAAAGGAAGAGCTGCTGCTGGTCCTCGGAACGTCGTCGTCGGAGGCGGCGCTGCCCTCTCTGATGGAAAAAATGGAGAAGGCCGGCGCTAAGCGCTCGGTCGTGGGTCTCGTCATCCCGACCGGATACTCCTTCAATCTGGACGGCACCAATATCTATATGACGCTCGCGGCCCTCTTCATCGCGCAGGCGACGAATACCGATCTATCAATTAGCGATCAGGTCCTCTTGCTGCTTGTCGCGATGCTTTCCTCGAAGGGTGCAGCAGGCGTCACCGGTGCCGGCTTCATCACGCTGGCCGCTACGCTCTCCGTAGTTCCGACTGTTCCGGTTGCTGGCATGGCTCTGATCCTTGGCATCGACCGCTTCATGTCGGAATGCCGGGCGCTGACGAATTTCATCGGTAATGCGGTGGCATCGCTCGTCGTAGCCCGCTGGGAAGGCGAATTGGACCAAGCGCAGTTGGAAGCCGCCTTCGGCGGTCATCAGCTTGCCGAGACATTGACCGGCCAACCACTGATCGCGGGCCGCGCCGAGTCAAAATCGCCGGTCTGCTCACAAACACGACACATTCAACCCGCAGGGCTCGAAAGAGAGATTCGCGGGCCGATGAAATCAGAAGCGCTAAATTCGGGGGGTGCAAAAGTAAGGGCGCTCTAA
- a CDS encoding sensor histidine kinase, with the protein MVGQKNAIAEDKIGKGTFQRVPLVFSGRSAVSRSLWLVVLLALLGAALGFVVLATGRIATTRAEDVLRDRALAALPLAADSLKGDVEKQRVIPLVLVRDGAVQEMLRSPSTAIKAALEDKLRAIGRDAGSSMIYVINPEGTAVAASNAGEPTSFVGTNYRFRHYFTEAMKNGTAMQYALGTVSARPGLYLSSRVDGPEGPLGVVVVKVELNRVESSWLRTRFLVFTTDERDVVLATSVPKWRFAALSPLSEEEMVTARDRLQLSGAPFEPVPLSRPGGNLVTASPASRSASFVAVSQEVGEALPGWRLYLLIPADTEISSAAMTARVTTLLALVLIGFVAFVIVRRRRSIRQRQDALVFMNAELEHRVKLRTAELQRSNEALAGEIGERENAEARVRRLRDELAQANRLSILGQIAAGVAHEINQPVAAIRTYAENAAQFLQSGRSHDTAENLKSIVAMTDRIGTITETQRSFSRRASGSVEPIPAEDAIDGALSLLSGRIRDSGVTIERMRIDPSPMVMASRIRLEQVLVNLLQNALDALKDQPEPRVEIALAENRKMVAISIRDNGPGLAPDIRRSLFMPFITNKEKGLGLGLVISEEIACELGGSLRLDNAGHGKGASFTVELRRAA; encoded by the coding sequence ATGGTCGGTCAGAAGAATGCGATTGCAGAAGACAAGATTGGCAAAGGCACCTTCCAGCGCGTGCCATTGGTCTTCTCTGGCAGATCGGCGGTCAGTAGATCTCTCTGGCTTGTGGTTTTGCTTGCGCTGCTTGGTGCAGCTCTCGGTTTTGTCGTCCTTGCAACGGGCCGCATCGCCACCACCAGAGCCGAAGATGTCTTACGCGACCGTGCTCTTGCCGCGCTTCCCCTTGCAGCCGACAGTTTGAAAGGGGACGTCGAGAAGCAGAGAGTGATTCCGCTGGTCCTGGTACGCGACGGTGCAGTTCAGGAGATGCTTCGCAGTCCGAGCACTGCCATCAAAGCCGCGCTCGAAGACAAGCTTCGCGCCATTGGGCGCGACGCCGGCTCCTCTATGATCTACGTCATCAATCCTGAGGGCACAGCGGTTGCCGCGAGCAACGCCGGCGAACCGACCAGTTTTGTCGGAACCAATTACCGCTTTCGTCACTACTTCACTGAGGCGATGAAGAATGGTACGGCTATGCAATATGCGCTCGGCACGGTTAGCGCGCGGCCGGGGCTTTATCTGTCGAGCCGGGTCGATGGGCCGGAGGGGCCGCTCGGTGTGGTCGTGGTGAAGGTAGAGCTCAACCGGGTCGAGTCGAGCTGGCTGCGGACCCGCTTCTTAGTCTTCACGACCGATGAGCGCGACGTTGTCCTTGCCACGAGCGTGCCCAAATGGCGTTTTGCCGCTCTCTCACCGCTTTCCGAAGAAGAAATGGTAACCGCCCGCGATCGTCTACAGCTATCTGGCGCGCCTTTCGAGCCGGTGCCGCTTTCCCGCCCCGGCGGTAACCTGGTCACCGCAAGTCCTGCGAGTCGATCAGCCAGTTTCGTTGCGGTTTCGCAGGAAGTCGGCGAAGCGCTTCCGGGCTGGCGCCTGTACTTGCTCATTCCCGCTGACACCGAGATCTCCTCGGCGGCGATGACAGCACGCGTGACGACGCTGCTTGCCCTCGTTCTCATTGGATTCGTCGCTTTCGTCATTGTTCGACGGCGGCGGTCGATACGGCAGCGGCAAGATGCGCTTGTGTTCATGAATGCGGAACTGGAGCATCGCGTCAAGTTGCGAACTGCGGAGCTGCAGCGCTCGAACGAAGCGCTCGCCGGTGAGATCGGCGAGCGCGAGAACGCGGAGGCAAGAGTGCGCCGCCTGCGCGATGAACTCGCCCAGGCGAACCGCTTGTCAATACTGGGACAGATTGCGGCCGGGGTCGCCCACGAGATCAACCAGCCTGTGGCCGCGATCCGCACCTATGCCGAAAATGCCGCACAATTCCTTCAGAGCGGCCGGTCGCACGACACCGCCGAGAACCTGAAGTCGATCGTCGCCATGACAGACAGGATCGGGACGATCACCGAAACGCAAAGGTCCTTCTCCCGCCGCGCCAGCGGATCTGTGGAACCAATACCAGCGGAAGACGCGATCGATGGCGCCCTGTCGCTTCTTTCAGGCCGAATTCGCGATTCCGGGGTAACGATCGAACGAATGCGGATCGACCCATCTCCCATGGTTATGGCGAGCCGCATACGACTGGAACAGGTCCTCGTCAACCTTCTCCAGAACGCGCTTGACGCCCTGAAGGATCAACCAGAGCCCCGGGTCGAGATCGCGCTCGCCGAGAACAGGAAAATGGTCGCGATTTCCATTCGGGACAACGGCCCCGGCCTTGCCCCCGACATTCGCAGGAGCCTCTTCATGCCGTTCATCACCAACAAGGAAAAGGGCCTCGGTCTTGGTCTGGTCATTTCGGAAGAGATCGCATGTGAGCTCGGCGGCTCATTGCGGCTCGACAATGCGGGCCACGGGAAAGGGGCTTCCTTCACCGTCGAGCTGAGGCGCGCGGCATGA